The Sparus aurata chromosome 14, fSpaAur1.1, whole genome shotgun sequence region GTCAAAAGCGGCAGATGGCCATTTTGTGCCTTAACAGCTATCAAAGCTTTTATGAAGTAGTGTGGAAAAAGGGGATACTGACCTGGGCTGACCCGGGGTGGGTGCCCACCGTGGCATCCAGTTGTTCTTTTGTAAGACCGCATTTCATCGCTGCAGCAAAGCCTTGGACGATATCTCCAGCATTGGGGCCCATGACATGGAGACCAACCACACGCTCCTGTTGAGACAAAGCAGTGTTGTGGTAGGTCCACCAGAGTTTGAGTTCTTAAGTTCTTAAGTTCTTGATGTTTAAGATATTCAGAGGCACAAATATCATATAAGGCTCTGAGACTAAAGTCTGAGTAGTCGAGGCTATGTCCACTTGGAGTCTCATATACTCGAAGCCTGAACAGCATTAGATCTGAAAAGTCAGTCCAAGTCCAAGGTGAGTGCAACTTTCTTTAAACGTGTTCTGGAGTTGCAAAGTTCAAATCCAAGTCAAGCCACAGTTCCTCTGTTCTCAAAAATGAACCCAAATGTGAGTCATCGAGGTTCTGTCTGAGTCGTACCCACTACGTGGGAATCTTGATTCAAATCCCAGGTCCTCTTAAGTCTGAGCCTGGTTCCAAATTCCTGTGGTACTGTCCGAGTCGGAGTCAAGTAGAGTTCAACTTCCTCAAGTCTTCTCATGTCTGAGCCTGGTTTCCTAATTTCCAAGGTGCTGTCTGAGTCCAGTTCTAGTAGAGTTCAAATTCCTCAAGCCTGAATAAGAATATGAGTCATCCATGTAACAGCCAAGTTAAGTTCCAGCTACTCAATGTGtttatcagagaaaaaaaatcacgtcTTGATAAAGTAGCAAGTCAGAAGACTGAGGTTGGTTTTAAGTCCACAATATCCTGTCTCAGTCTAGTTCCCATGTCGCAGATCCGAATTCCTCAGTGTGTTAGTCAAAGCCCTCACGTTGGAGTTGTGCCCAAGTTACTCAGTgtgagagtgagaaaaaaaaaatcacgtcaAAATCCTGTCCCGAGTCCTCTATCAAGTCCTAGGACGGTTCCAAGTCCCTAAGATCTTGCCTGGGTCTCCAGTAGTTCCTACGTCAGAGTCAGAGCAATCTCAAGATGCCTGAATGCACTGAGTCCTAGTCATCACTGCGGTCATACGAAGAGAGTTCTCAAGCTCGAATGGGAATTGGAGTCATCAGGGTCACGACCAAGCTCACATGAACCTCAAAGTTTATTGCGTTCAAGTCAGAGCTCCTGTCATGTCTGAGGTTCATCCATTAAGTCCAAGAATGAGACCCCAGACTGTCTTAAGTTATTCACACgagaacacatttaaaaagaaataaagaccAATCACATCAAAAGCTAGTTTAGTGGTTCTGATGGCTGCAGTGTAATTCAATCGTGATCGCTATCTGCAGACGAGGAATAAAGCCCAATTAAAATGACAAGGATGGCAGTataatttacacacacataatcagAGCAAATGAGCAGAGAACAGTTATCACCTGCTTGGCAGAGATGCATTCTGATACGCAGTTACCTCAAGCGGTGCCGAGTCAGTTGTGGATAGAACTAAAAATATAACAGGAGGTAGGTGGATTAATGAGGTGTGAACTGTTGCACAACTGGTGGCGTTGTGACTAAATATCCAGAGGGAAATGGAAAAAGCTCACACTGATGAAGgcgagcggggggggggggagacctTCAGCTTGTCTAGATATCATAAAGTTGCCTCATTCAGTGGAAATGAATGCACAGTAATACCTAATCAAGAGTCATTCTGAGCAATATTATATCATGCTACAGCTGCGTAACATACTTTCTGATGAATCACTTCTCacaatttaaagttaaatgccACTGACAGGAAGAAAACTAACACATTAAGTGAGAACATTGGCAGATTGCTCTCCACTGGAACAGACTTAGCTGACAAAGATTTATGGAAATGTAAGCCAGTTCACACAATCTGAGATATAAGGTCTAATggaccaaaaataaaaaaataaaaaacagctctATTCCAAGTATCAAAACGTGTATTAAGTGATTGTTTGGCGACTTGGGCCACCACGAGCTGTTAGCATATATTAGCACCTTACAGTGACATTGATCAAGAGTTGTGTTTCTtgccagacaaaaaaaaaaatctaacttctATATCTATATGGTTCTGTTTTGGGCTCTACCGACTCCTGAGATAAATATGTGGCTATTCTGCTAGCCTTGCTTCTGAAAACATGATGggagcagtgagagtgaacagAACGGTTATGTAACGGGCCGTAAAAACCCGAATCAATGAGCTGAAAGCGGCTAGAACACTTCTTAAAAGGTGACGGCAACTGCAGGACTATTCAAAATTCCTTGCGGGTTCGTGACAAGTGACGCCTTTCACATCACGCAGTTACTTGCTCTACTGTTCATACAGACATATCTATTAatacagcttaaaaaaaaaaaaaaagtcatacatGGTCAGGGATGTGGCAGATGACTTTAACATAGCAGGAGTTTTTATTCCTTCCAGGAAGCTCCCACTCCAGGGGCCAGTAGTGGCTGTGATACACctagaaaaaaaagggatgacAATTTGATTTTAGGTAAATGTTTGAGTATGTATGCtagtgagtgtatgtgtgtatgtgtgtgtgtacgcgtatgtgcgtgcgtgtgtgtgtgtacctctaTACTGGCTTCTCCAAATGTTACATTAGCTTTCTCTTCAGACAGACCACAGGCAGCATATTCCAGTGGAGTGAGCACAACAGTGGGCACGTTGGAGTAATCGCACTGAGAATGGAAAATTAGATCGGCCTCAAATCGCTTCTGACTTTATTGTCTCGTACGCGACATTTGGCTGACACACAGGCTCCAAAAACACATGCAGAATGAATACTGCCAAAAAAAATACGGACCCTGTAAGACTGACAAATCAGCGGCCATGGAGAAATTACGCATCATTTCACAGTCAGCATAACTATTTACGAACTGATTACCAAGATGCTGTCCCCTCTGTAGAGTCGACGGGCCAGCAgtgtcccagcatgcactgaGAGGCCTGTAGCGGAGGGGCGTCCATGCTGCACTGATCCGATGGCGTAAATATGATCTACACTGGTCTGATCCCTCTCGTTCACAAGGATCCTCCcggtgctgcacacacacagaagcacacaccGTTAACTAAACATGACGCGCTGCACAAACCGAAGCCACGGTGAGTATGGACGGACTGAACGCACTCCTGGCTGCGCTGCACCCCGACACACTCCAGGCCAATGTCGCTGGTATTGGCGTTCCTTCCAACGGCAAGCAGCACCTGCACAAACGGAGGGAGGTAAGCATCCGCGGGATAATAACAGAACTGCATGGTCCTCAATCTGATAGCAAGGCTGCTTTCTACTGTTCTTTGAAACATTGACAAGAGAATTACTGGAGAGGAACATAAAATGTGAAGTGGACATAGATGACATACTGTATCAAAGTCTTCCTGTATAGTTTGGCCTTCCTTAGAGATGATGGTCGCTCGAAGTCCCCCCTTAGGAAACTGCTGCGGTGTTGCTACAGAATCATCTAAttataaagataataaaaaaatgtatctgattAATCTTCTAGCTCCGCATAAATATCTCGATTAAATCTGTATTTCACCTGTAACTTAAGTCGCTGTGATTGTTTATGGCGATGACAGCAACAGCTTAAAATTCCTTTTTAAAAGTCAATCAACTCTTCATAAGTCCACTTCACCACTTTGTCTGTGGCACCAAGATTATTTGGCTCCTGCTGAAAACTTATTCAGTTCAATTCGATGTTCACCTCAGAATTACATAATCtcattctttaaaaacatttcagtaatGTTTCTATAACAGCTGGTCACTGTAGTTTTTTATCAAATGTTTCTCAAACATGagaaattgctgttttttttccagtggcAGATGACTCCACATTAGGAACTCTAGTGAGTATTTGGGGCAGCAGGATGGTGAACGTGTGACGGAGTCACAATAAAGTACAGTTTGTACGTTCACCGTGATGAAGGAACATGTGACCGAGTACGACAGTGTGACCCGTTGacgtgtttttaatagttttggGGAAACTGTAAAGCTAGATGACACAGTGGAAAGCTATAtcatgatacacacacactgcttacTTTCCAGGGGATTTTACAAGTATCCTTATAGTAGATTTAAACTAAGATAGCATCACATACAGCATCATATTTTTATATGACTACTCTAAATCTTGCCTGTTACTTCGATAGAGATTTTGCCCCGTTACTCAGTCTGTTAAGTTTGGTATCTTTGGACTTTGAACAGGGTTCTGGACAACTTTAACGATCCTCTTCTAAGAGGTGATCTGAGTTTGATCTATAAATCATGTAAGGGTGGACATCAAAGCGTCTGTGGGCAGCGGTGGAGGAGGAAGCGCTCTGATCATTTATTGATCACTTTCTCAGGTAAAAGTATAGTTCCACATTTTACAAATACGCTGGTACACTGCTGGTGGTATTATCACCACGTGTACCGATTGTGTCAAAGGTAAAAGTACTCATTTTGtgagaaacatttttatatattgcATTACAAGTTGTTAATACTGATGAAGTTATTTTACCATGACTCTACATAGTTTAGTCCAGTGGTACATTTGAAGGATAGTGAGATAATTAACGTGAatggaaaagatgaaaaagaaacattgtttttgtacttCTCTCTCACGTttgctttttgtgaaatatttggTAGCTTTACCTCtttgaaacaaaagaaaagcgtCTTGAAAGCTGAAACGGAAAATGTGGAAATGCTACCAActcacaaaaatgtgaaacgGGATGAAAGGGCCTCAGCTAGATACTGTAAGGTGCCACAAGCTAAAAAAGTAAGGGCCACTTGTTTAACCTGTAACAATGCACTGTATCTTATAAACCTATACTATGTTTGTGTAAAATCTTAATCTGAAATGAAGTTAGATGAAGTTAGAGAGGTAAAAAGTACAATAGTGCCCACCAGACGGTATGTGAAGTATAAAGTTGCCCAAAAGCAAATACTCCAGTCAAGCAGAAGTCCTCAAAATTGAACTAAATTACAACATTTGAGTAAATCTATTGAATTACTTTCCATCATTGTCTGTTCTTCTTAGCTTTGAGGAAATgtttaacacaaaaaaagtaCACGGAGTTGAACAGTTGAAGTGATAAAGCGCTCTATCAGCACGCTTAGCCTCTAAACTACTTGTATCACGCTACTATTTCAACATAACAGTTCTTGTACCTGAAACAACATCCTTACTGCTGGCTTCAGTCTGCTCCAcctaaacacagacacacaagcaaGACAGCATTAAAAAAGTTTTCCTATTCAAGTGACATTCAGTTCAACAGTCCCTGTGTTCGTCTTACTCGGTACCTTGGTGAGTGAACAGTGGTAAAGGAACTTGACTCCGCTGACGATCATGTGGTTCTCTATCTTCTGTGCCGTTTTCTGGTCGAACCCCTGCAGCAGGTCGTGCTGCTGCATGACGGTGACCGGCAGCCCGAGGCCAAACAGGAAGCCGGCGCTCTCCAGACCCTCCGCGGACCCGCCCACCACCAGAGTCCGACCAGGGGGGTGAGGCAGGGAGAGGAGATCCTCactgggaggagagagggagtcTATTTTGATTACGACATTTCTTTTGATGTGGGAACAGAATGTCGTGTTTGAGTGCTCGGTGACCTGGTTACGCAGTACTCTCTGTCTCCAGGTATGCCCGGGTACTGAGGGCTGTCCCCTGTAGCGATGACCAGGGTCTCTGCTGTCACACGCCTCTTGCTCCCATTCGTGTCCGTCACCTGATTAAACAAAAGCGTGAAAAAAAGCACAGATTGCACTGATGATGAAATTGTGCCATATGGTAAGGGCCAAGTGTTTGGCATAAGGAGAGAGGTGGTTCCTATGATTTCTATTTCTAATCCCATTTTGACCACTGACCTCCAACTCGAGTCAGCCACCACGCTGAATGCTGTTCTCTATTTTTGCTTAGACGCCCGCACACATCCACCTCCAACCTATTTTCACGGGACATTACCATCGGTCAGAGGCGATGGTAACGTCCtttacatttattctgttttccctccagtcagtcagagacCAATTTAAGATCCGATGCAGCATTAAAGTTTGCTTTATTTACCCAGTCAGGCAAACAACAGATTTAATTTCAACGCTTCGGCTTATCTGCCTTGTGCTCAAATTCCAAAATACGGTGCTTTTACAGTCTACTGACTGCTCACTGCAGacgctgccatgcaaggtgccaacacTCTATCGGGAgcactttggggttcagtatcttgatCAAGGATAACTCGACATGCATGCATGGATCACTGGACGACCCACTTTTCCTCCGCCTAAGATCACTGTGAGCAGAAGGTTTACCAGGCTGATGGCTTTTCTGAAAAGGAGCACACTACTGAGACTTTTTCCAACTGCTAATCTCCACTGGCAACACAAATGTGTTGACACGATGAAGAAAAGGCTCAACTTCTCTTTAGGAATATAAAGTAAATCTTGATTTAGATCTTAATGGCTGGTGTGACTTtttgaatgtgtattttggaaGGAAATTCATAGCCCTAGTCtttatttttgggggggggcaAAATTGGAGTTTTCTGCCTCCAAACGATTAAGCACAAAATGGCAACTGATGAAGTCAAACTGCAGTACTCAAAATCATCTGTATGCTGGCGATGCTTAGTTAAAACTATGCATTTAAACTTCTACTGtaaactagggctgggtatcaccaggtacctcgcgatacgctactatcacgatattttgcccacgataacgataatatcacgatacagcgattctgcgataatcgatatattgcaaatACAATACGATACaccacgatatctgtgtcactgaagaaattcagaatttattgactgcactgaatccatttcacaggaattacaaaacattgtcaatcaatttcacatgaatgacagccaagtaaacaaagagtatattgcacagtgactgttcttaacacacacactgactacaactatcattaaatatctatatgtgtgggtttcagagctacttaaaccattattcaaattttatttggttgtatacctatatttgaataaagataaagctgtcctccgaagaggggttgtggtggtgggccaaaaaaaaaaataaatgtaaaaaaaataaaataataaataaataataataatttttttttacatttttaaatatcgatatttggcaccagtgtatcgataacgtacctcaagacgaaatatcgcgatatatcgtagaatcgatattttggcacacccctactgtAAACTACATATACAAGTAAGGGATTAAAGATGCAACACCACTATTTGGGACTACACATAGTCCTGGGGGCCAAGAGACCTAAGGCTGGTGGGACCTTTTATTGCATGTCAGCCCCTCACTCCTCGTTTCTGTACATTTTCTGCTGTTTACTACCTATAAATGCTCAATCATACCAAAACTGCTGAAAGGTACTGGTGTTGCAGTGTGTCCCTGATCCAggatctggatgtgtttgtaAGTGTTTACCTCCACTGTGTGGGGCGCGACTATCTCTGCACGAGCGCTGAGGTAAAAGACTCCGAAGCGCTTCAgctccttcttcagctccacACTGCGAGTCTTCACCTGCTGCTGCGCGGCCTCTACCAGCTCTGTCCAGCCATGAGACactgacacaaagcaaacactaGAAATGTGCTTCAGTTGACTGATTTATTATGCATAGCCAATCATTTGTTCATATCTGATTTGGTCATATTTCCAATTCTTATGCTGCCACGtctaatttgtttttcaaagctTGATTTCATTACCACAATTAAAAACGAATGATTTTTCTTGTTGTATTACCGGGCTCCTTCTCCCGCCAGCCGTACTTCTGAGAGTCTTGGATTGCTTTTCCCAGGAGAGAGGCCTGCTGGAGAAATTTCCTGAcgctgtttgtgttcagactgGAACCACCCAGTTCTGGAGGAAGGGGAAAGGAAAAGAGTTGACAAGAATGaagtggagaggaaaaaaagacatagtagggaaaggaaaggaaaggcaCGAGATGATGAGAAAGTGAGAAGATTATACAACATCTAATTAAATATAATTCTAATACATAATTTTAATAGTTATCTCATTTCAATATCTGACATGTATCTTCAAAACtcaagaagagaggagaagaggaaaaaaagagaagagaagagaagagaagagaagtgacTCATAATCATCACGACTCTTCAGACTTCTGAATTCAGCACTCACCCCTCTTGGTCCCTCTTGGTGAGGGAGCCGCGAGGTCAAGGAGCAGCACCTTCCTCCTCAGCCCTGCAGCTTCCTAAAGGAGCGGGAGGAGAGCAAAACAGAATAAATGAGAGTGACGGAGTCCGGCCTCAgctgagaaagaagagaaattaaatattgaaGCGGGTTAGGCGTTCGTCCCTCTCAACAACGCGCGCTCCTGCCCCTTCATCTCATTTCCACTTTCCTCTAGAGCCGATCGCAGATCATCCCATTACCATAAAGCCCATTAATATGATAATTATCTGAGCTGTGCTTTGGAAAAGTGTGCGTTCACTGACCAGATTAGCAGCAATTATGAGGCTGAGTTGGCGGACTGGAGTCTAACCAATGGGAGCGCAGCAGGTTCATGCTACATGCATGCAGAGTAACTTAAAACCACATGAAATGCGAATATGAATAATTGAACAGTTTTGAAATCCCACCTAAAAGTCATTTGGATCCAAACCCTCATCATTTATCATGCTTTTTGCACAAACACCCTCCCGACATCCATAACCCTGAGATAACCCGTTCTCCTCAGAAACGACCCCTTCATTACCTTTCACTTCTCCCCCATAGCATCTATATACAGCATATCGCTAATGCAGTGTTATCTAATGTCAAACTGCCACTATGTCAATCAaattatataaaacacagtgagaTAAAACTCTATGGCAGATTAACAGAAATAGCTTGGAATCGCTCGCAAAAATTGTTTTTCTGGACACGTGGGGGCAGCAGAGACAGATTTTGACATATCGTCCCTATTTGAGTCGATACGGGGAAACTTGCTGACAAACCCGTTGCCAATCTACACATCCAGCTGCTGTGGAGCAAATGAAAAGACACTATGAGAGAACTGAGAGTGAATCAAATTGTAAACTTGTGACAAGACCGCTTATAACAATGTGCTGAAACTGTGGCTCAGGTGCTAGAGCGGGTCACTCAGCGATCAGGGGGAACATTGGTTCAACTCCCACTCCATCGGTTCTGTATCTGTGAGCGAGGCACTGAACCCAACaacttgcatggcagccatcagtCTGTGTATGTATTGTAAAATGCTTTTCTCTGTAGGTTCATCACTACTGGAGACCTCGTCGCCACCGTTACACCGTTTTCACATTGCGGTTGTGAAGACACCTTTTGTAGCAGAAATGAACAAAGAAGCTTTGTCGGGTGTTTTGTACGTCGTGTTCATACGTCTGTTTATACGACAGATTTTGTCACCGCGTCAACGCCTTGCAAGAAACAGGTTgaaactttacaggtgtgtggttgagatgaagatgaagagttCAAAGACGGCGCGCAAGACATGCTACAAGTTATCACCCAACCAAGTAGACACAGTCCTCCCATCAGACAACAGAGCCGCTTCTTCCCTCAGGCTGTGAggctcctgaactcatcctcaacaccgCCATAAAAGTAGCATCATAAAGGGACTTACAGTTGCTTTCATTGTTTAACCCCGTGttgtaaaatgatttaatgaacCTTTGAACCTTCTgaacccttaaaaaaaaaagtcgatCACAGATGAATGTAGGCAATTAACAAGTGAGAAGCTAAAATTtcacttttaaactttttggTTTGTGTGAAAATAGCCCATCACATGTGAAGATGTTAAACTCATGTCTGAAACTGTGATCCTGACACGTGAAAAGGCACATTTCACTTTACATCTTTGTGAGGGCACCTTTGCAGATTGCTGTTGTTTTGGGATACGTGCCGTGTATTTTTATTGCATGCTGTTCATTTTTGTTGCGCCGTGCCCAGTCAAAATCTGACTGAGCAAAATGTTGGACAGCAACAGATAcgcaaagaaagaaacacaagaacACGAGTGTGCTAGCCACGAACATAACACAGATTCCTCTTGGGCTATGCCTCAGACTATATACATGTAGTGTATAAGAAagtaaatatgaatgtgtgtatgaacaCAGGGAGTTAACCTTTCTTTAGACCCTCCTTTCTTATATTATTGTTTGCTCTATATCTcaaagctatttaaaaaaatacagaacaaataaaaagaaggcacaaaaatattgtttttgaatAACAGGAAACAAATCCATGTACTGTAAATACCCCGAAAGGCTGCAGAGCTTAGTTAGAACTGAGTGCACTGACCTTAGCCACAGCCAGGCCTCCTGACCCTCCTCCAATAACCAGCAGGTCGTAGTCATAATCCTCCGATGACGACCCTGTTGGCGGGTCCATGATTCAGACACTGGAAACCTTCCTCTGCTGTTAATCCTaaaagcacagacacacaaaaccaaCGCCAAAAACACCCTCAGTGAGGAGGGACTTTGACCTCTCTGGCTGTAGGCTGGACGTGGGTTGCACTGGATGTCGTAAAATGATGCAGCATTTCTGACTGGCAAAACTTACACTttgggaaggaaaaaaaaagaatttcataactcaaaatgttattatttacaCCAGGAAGTTGCttttttgcaactttttttgtgtgtttccaagcaggatggaaaaaaaagactttggCCCCcagatgaaaacattaaaacatgttcacattacataatgtgcaatcCAATCAAATAACTGATAACTGACATTGAGCTTAGACTTTTCATGAAGAATTGTGTGTTTTGGCCAGAGTGAGACAGAAACGTGGGAAATTATGAATATCTCAGATGTCCAGAACAGGTACAGGTTCATTTCCTTTCTTATTGTCACGGTGATGTGGCGACATCTCGTGGAGAAACCGCGAACAACAACGTAACTAAAACCGCTCTCCGGGGACTTGGTAAACAGCGTTCTTAAAACTTTCACTTAACGACTATCTTAAGCACAGCAGCCACTTGTAAACTATATGAAACCCACCGATGCTTTACAATCGCCAGTGAACTGTGTCTTTGGATGGCTGGAGAAGCTGTTCAGGTTATTACAGCCTAccttgtttttgtgaaaaaatgagTGGTGAAATGTCAACGCTTCTCTGAACAGTTTGCTATAACTCGCCTTGATTTACTTTGATGGGCATATATTGGCTTTCTGTGTTGAGTGATCCTCCGGATCAGCACTTCAGGTGCCTaaagtgtcagtgtttcctctgaaaAGATTAGTAAATAATCACCCTGGGCAGAGTCTCCTCAGCGGGCAGAGGGAGGGTAGAACATTTGCGGGAAAACCTGTAGGATTGAAGAGAGGCCTTCGCTTGCTGCCATAAAAGTGGGAATTATTGGAACTTATTGCGATTCCGACCGACCGGTGTGCATTTGCCCTCAGGCTGACGTCTCGAAATGCAGCTACTCTGCGCTCAGTCATGGTCATTGAACTAACTAATGCTCAAAGTCGTTTAACCCATTCAATCAACCACACAAGTCACACTTACAATTCCACTTCTTACTACATTGTGGCCACTGTTGCTATTGTGCAACGCACTCCGGAGCTTGCGACGAGTCCTTGAACGCAGCACGGAACTCTGCCGGCCAGATGCGGTAGTGCAGCCGTGGCTCCGCGCTGGGACTGGTCCTTTCGCAGCCATTTTCTGTCCAACCAAACAGCCGTCTCAGGAAGGTAACCAACCAGGGCTTCATTGCAGGTCTGTGCCTGGCTCCGGCCAATGATTGCTAACCGATTTCTCGTTAGCTCGAATGGAAATGTCCGTCTCTGtctgattttttatttgttgtctgaGTGAATGAGGGCTGCTCATCAGGAAGTATCCAGCGGGCGAAACTTTAAAAATTACAATTTAACATTTCGGCCCCGGCCATGACTTGCTCCGCTCCGTACGACAAAGAACAGGCCAGCGCAGTCTCAGCAGGCGCGAGTTGCGGTGGATTTACAATGAAAATATATTCAAGGGACACTATGTACCTGCATAGGTTAACTACAAGAGGTAATAGCTCGCTGGGCAGTCTCTCTTCATCACGTCGAACTCATTAGTTTCAGTCTTTTAAGCAGTGAACTGGCTAGCTAGTTCCATTCGTGAGTcaacattagctaacgttagccaaaCATCTCACAATACCCGCGGCTGGCATCTGCTAGTTAGCATACGGTAGCTAACGTTAAACACAGATCAATGTGTTTAGCGTGTGGCTAACGTGAACTAACCTTATCGCGGGTTTGCAGCGGTCTAACTAGCATCTATTACCCGTTTAAGTTGCAATGGTGTAAACGGCAGTAACAAGGTAGCTCGCAGCCGCAGGCTTGTGCTAAACACTTAACATTTCTCGCCAGTGTTCCTCCCCATGAGCCCGCaaacacactccacacacacaactgcGTGTCATGTGGAAAGATGG contains the following coding sequences:
- the LOC115595619 gene encoding thioredoxin reductase 1, cytoplasmic is translated as MDPPTGSSSEDYDYDLLVIGGGSGGLAVAKEAAGLRRKVLLLDLAAPSPRGTKRELGGSSLNTNSVRKFLQQASLLGKAIQDSQKYGWREKEPVSHGWTELVEAAQQQVKTRSVELKKELKRFGVFYLSARAEIVAPHTVEVTDTNGSKRRVTAETLVIATGDSPQYPGIPGDREYCVTSEDLLSLPHPPGRTLVVGGSAEGLESAGFLFGLGLPVTVMQQHDLLQGFDQKTAQKIENHMIVSGVKFLYHCSLTKVEQTEASSKDVVSDDSVATPQQFPKGGLRATIISKEGQTIQEDFDTVLLAVGRNANTSDIGLECVGVQRSQDTGRILVNERDQTSVDHIYAIGSVQHGRPSATGLSVHAGTLLARRLYRGDSILCDYSNVPTVVLTPLEYAACGLSEEKANVTFGEASIEVYHSHYWPLEWELPGRNKNSCYVKVICHIPDHERVVGLHVMGPNAGDIVQGFAAAMKCGLTKEQLDATVGTHPGSAQVLTSLTQTQRMTEALKMRGNC